The Hyphomicrobiales bacterium sequence CTGAAGCAGGTCGTTGACGAGCTCAAGAAGGCCGCGAACTAAAAACCCAAGTGGCCGGACGGGCGTGACAGGCGGAGGTGGTCAATATTGGCCATCTCCGCCGGCGCCGGCCATAGAGAGCGGTTTTGGGTCGTATGGGATCAATTCGATGGGTCAACTCGGATCAACCGGCCGAAGGCCGGGTTCTTTGGCATCGCGGCGTGGCTGCAAGTCTCCTCCGATGCCCCACATCGCAATTCGACATGCGCCTGGCGACGGCGCACAATTACCCCGATCAGACGATTCCATATGACCGGGAACGGCTCTAATCGAGAAACGGCAGCGATGCGCGCAAGATTTCTCTTTCCGGCTTTCATCGTTCTTGTGGCGATTGGCTACGGCATCATGGCCCGCGACTTTCCCAACATGCCGCTGCAAGAAGGCTTCGGCCCAGGCCTGTTTCCGGGCTTGATTGCCGCGACGCTCGGCGTGCTGGCCGCTTTGGAGGCGGTCAGCCAGTTGCTGGCCCATCGCCGGCTGAAACAGGAAACCTCAGCCGGAACGGGCACCGGCGATGCGGAGGCCAGCGGGTTGACGCTTGCCGAGCTAAGGGCGGTTGCGATCTTGGTGACCTCGGTGGTCGCCACCGTCTGGGCGATTCCCCGGATCGGCCTGGTTCCGGCGGCGGCGGCGCTGGTATTCGTGCTGTCGACGGCCATGGGCACACGTCCGTTGTGGAAGAGCCTCGTTGTGTCGGTGATTACGGCGGGCGTGGTATATGCCGTATTTGCCGAGGCCTTCAACGTCGTGTTCGCGTTTTAGAGCGGGTCTTGGCCATATGGAACCATTTGACCGGGATGATTTTGCGTCGTGGCCAGGCGCGGTTCGCAGGGCGATACGGGATATCGGCCAAGAGCCGCAACGACGCCACGGCGCAAAAGAACCCGGCCTTCGGTGGGCCAAATCGGCCCACCGG is a genomic window containing:
- a CDS encoding tripartite tricarboxylate transporter TctB family protein, with translation MTGNGSNRETAAMRARFLFPAFIVLVAIGYGIMARDFPNMPLQEGFGPGLFPGLIAATLGVLAALEAVSQLLAHRRLKQETSAGTGTGDAEASGLTLAELRAVAILVTSVVATVWAIPRIGLVPAAAALVFVLSTAMGTRPLWKSLVVSVITAGVVYAVFAEAFNVVFAF